One stretch of Caloenas nicobarica isolate bCalNic1 chromosome 2, bCalNic1.hap1, whole genome shotgun sequence DNA includes these proteins:
- the CCR9 gene encoding C-C chemokine receptor type 9 has protein sequence MAFASAVTQPGKTSLDFYRNDSVVLSLYGNLVNDTDFMCDRRQVRQFAQAFLPVFFWLIFSVGAVGNALVVLVYCKYCFRRSMMDWYLLHLAIADLLLLFTLPFWAKAASDGWIFKNFMCKVVNSTYKINFYSCSLFLTCISFDRYITVVQATKAKTSKQRQLLRSKLMCLAVWLTSVSLCIPEIMYSQSMQVGDVTVCKITYPPNVSMFFRVTVLALKVTIGFFLPLLVMVICYALIIKTLLQAKRSQKQKSLKIIIMIITAFLLSQFPYNIVLLAKAIRTYTRVAYSCQSVDQLDIGLQVTQSIAFLHSCLNPFLYVFAGERFRRALGRMMQSGGCCRSWGQEQFFACDSHDHSSNWSFAMLGRRRVRSSLTLSTHLTSSIMPSPCQDLL, from the exons ATGGCTTTTGCAAGTGCA GTCACCCAGCCTGGCAAGACCAGCCTGGATTTCTACAGGAACGACAGCGTGGTGCTGTCCCTGTATGGAAACCTGGTGAATGACACAGACTTCATGTGTGACAGGAGGCAGGTCAGACAGTTTGCTCAAGCTTTCCTGCCGGTGTTTTTCTGGCTCATCTTCTCTGTGGGCGCGGTGGGAAATGCCTTGGTCGTGCTCGTCTATTGCAAATACTGCTTCAGGAGGAGCATGATGGATTGGTACCTGCTGCACCTGGCCATTGCAGACCTGCTCCTCCTTTTCACCCTCCCTTTCTGGGCCAAGGCTGCCTCAGATGGCTGGATCTTCAAGAATTTCATGTGCAAAGTTGTCAACAGCACGTATAAGATCAACTTCTACAGCTGCAGCCTGTTTCTAACCTGCATCAGCTTTGACAGGTACATCACTGTTGTCCAGGCGACGAAAGCTAAAACTTCTAAGCAAAGGCAGCTCCTGCGCAGCAAACTCATGTGCTTGGCTGTTTGGCTGACATCTGTGAGCCTGTGCATCCCAGAAATCATGTACAGCCAAAGCATGCAGGTGGGTGATGTAACAGTTTGCAAAATTACGTACCCACCAAACGTCAGCATGTTTTTCAGAGTTACTGTCCTGGCTTTGAAAGTCACAATCGGattcttcctccccctccttgTCATGGTTATTTGTTATGCTCTTATCATCAAGACCCTCCTGCAAGCCAAAAGATCTCAAAAGCAGAAGTCTCTGAAGATCATCATCATGATCATCactgctttccttctctctcaatTCCCGTACAATATTGTTTTGCTGGCCAAAGCCATCAGAACCTACACCAGGGTGGCATATAGCTGCCAGTCTGTGGACCAGCTGGACATCGGGCTGCAGGTCACCCAGAGCATCGCCTTCCTCCACAGCTGCCTCAACCCCTTCCTCTATGTCTTTGCTGGGGAGCGGTTCAGGAGGGCACTGGGCAGGATGATGCAGAGTGGTGGCTGCTGCCGGAGCTGGGGACAAGAGCAGTTCTTCGCCTGTGATAGCCATGACCACAGCTCAAACTGGTCCTTCGCCATGCTGGGCAGGCGGCGGGTGAGGAGCTCCCTGACCCTCAGCACCCACCTGACCTCCTCCATTATGCCCTCTCCTTGCCAAGACCTCTTGTAA